Proteins from a genomic interval of Candidatus Rubidus massiliensis:
- the hctA gene encoding Histone H1-like protein HC1, with amino-acid sequence MALKETVKQLKELLTHITSDLEKADNGNKAASQRVRTGTVKLEKIAKLYRKESIKFEKQNKGVKKSSSSTKKNSSTNKASAKNSSSKSSSSKGSKANSGASKAKVKAKPSSKTQHKTAAKAKPLSLKKPTAKIPTRRQGAR; translated from the coding sequence ATGGCACTCAAAGAAACCGTAAAACAGTTAAAAGAATTGTTAACACACATTACTTCTGACCTAGAAAAAGCTGATAATGGCAACAAAGCAGCTTCTCAAAGAGTAAGAACTGGAACTGTGAAATTAGAAAAAATTGCAAAGCTTTATAGAAAAGAATCGATTAAATTTGAAAAGCAAAATAAAGGCGTAAAAAAATCATCTTCTTCTACAAAGAAGAATAGTTCTACAAATAAGGCTTCAGCAAAAAATTCTTCCTCAAAAAGTTCTTCTTCTAAGGGTTCAAAAGCAAACTCAGGTGCTAGCAAAGCAAAGGTAAAAGCGAAACCAAGCTCAAAAACTCAACATAAGACAGCAGCAAAAGCAAAGCCCCTATCTTTGAAAAAACCAACAGCTAAAATACCTACTAGAAGACAAGGCGCTAGATAA
- a CDS encoding preprotein translocase subunit YajC, with product MKKIALFLLTLPAVAFAQVPNEPPLPNQGFQMFVMLGIILLFFYFMMWRPEQKRRQALDNLRNSMKKGDKVTAMGIVGTVVKIQDQTVILRMVDGSKIEMLKGAISEVIPSTEEEQKQIEKETKV from the coding sequence ATGAAAAAGATAGCCCTTTTCTTATTAACCCTGCCAGCCGTTGCTTTTGCCCAAGTTCCAAACGAGCCTCCATTGCCAAATCAAGGTTTCCAGATGTTTGTGATGTTGGGAATTATTCTTCTATTTTTCTATTTTATGATGTGGAGACCTGAGCAAAAAAGAAGACAGGCTTTAGATAATCTTAGAAATTCCATGAAGAAAGGTGATAAAGTGACTGCCATGGGAATTGTGGGTACAGTTGTCAAAATCCAAGATCAAACCGTTATTTTACGCATGGTAGATGGCTCCAAAATAGAAATGTTAAAAGGCGCTATTTCAGAAGTGATTCCATCAACTGAGGAAGAGCAAAAACAAATTGAAAAAGAAACTAAAGTTTAA
- a CDS encoding Transposase yields MERTSYSTYFIGKGKEYSFEFKLDAVFAAQEIGIKPTSRKFKVAPNTVRAWLRKFKAHGKKGLEDCRKGPNFIPNKISKEEEEQIISIRKRSPCFGPLRIKHFYPFIRCSLGAIQRVIRSHGLTKKRKRVYQKRRDLREVKAKRASMTHLQMDVKHLRDIPNYWEQMDVLNLPKYQYTIRDTKSGMLYLGFSNELSELNARTMVDYVLSKITPFIKLEHQQIIIQTDNGSEFSGLARKIETAPFRQMIEKIHKAKHVYIRPGHCNAQADVESSHELIETEFYDLAKFANRENFLSQVESYRLYFNLRRPNFYKGKKTPAEICISDWNTNISYHLSLIKTIDLDKVSLFSYQKVQTIPNLAG; encoded by the coding sequence ATGGAGCGCACTTCATATTCTACGTATTTTATTGGAAAAGGAAAAGAATATTCTTTTGAATTTAAACTCGATGCTGTATTTGCAGCTCAAGAAATTGGCATAAAACCGACTTCAAGAAAATTTAAAGTGGCGCCAAATACCGTGAGAGCTTGGTTAAGAAAGTTTAAAGCCCATGGAAAAAAGGGACTTGAAGACTGTAGAAAAGGACCTAATTTTATCCCTAATAAGATTTCTAAAGAAGAAGAAGAGCAAATTATAAGTATTCGTAAGCGATCACCTTGTTTTGGTCCTTTAAGAATAAAACATTTTTATCCGTTCATTAGATGTTCTTTAGGAGCAATTCAAAGAGTAATACGTTCTCACGGGTTAACTAAGAAAAGAAAAAGAGTGTACCAAAAGAGAAGAGATTTGAGGGAAGTTAAGGCAAAACGAGCTTCTATGACACATTTACAAATGGATGTAAAGCATTTAAGGGATATTCCTAATTATTGGGAACAAATGGATGTTTTGAACTTACCAAAATACCAATATACTATTCGAGACACTAAATCTGGAATGTTATACCTAGGATTTTCTAATGAGCTCTCAGAATTAAACGCACGAACAATGGTAGATTATGTATTATCTAAAATAACTCCATTTATAAAACTTGAACATCAACAAATTATTATACAAACAGATAATGGTTCGGAATTTAGTGGATTAGCTAGAAAAATAGAAACAGCTCCTTTTAGACAGATGATTGAAAAAATACACAAAGCTAAGCACGTGTACATAAGACCTGGTCATTGTAACGCTCAGGCAGATGTAGAAAGTTCCCATGAGTTGATAGAAACAGAATTTTATGATTTAGCGAAATTTGCAAATAGAGAGAATTTCTTAAGCCAAGTAGAGTCTTATCGTTTATATTTTAATTTAAGAAGACCCAATTTTTATAAAGGTAAAAAGACACCTGCAGAAATTTGCATAAGTGATTGGAATACAAACATTTCTTATCATTTATCATTGATAAAAACGATTGATCTGGATAAAGTTAGTTTATTCTCTTATCAAAAGGTTCAAACTATCCCTAATTTAGCCGGATAA
- a CDS encoding hypothetical protein (putative conserved protein) has translation MSTLLTTIKNAFEQLNLDFVDYKLQENYPFDRLKLVFGQDYKERPIIIHLTAFEQSQLKQLKQMIAIEASFDRLQIIYEFPFSLEEKQGDNIANLILFINTLLDIPGFEVDLFHKRIRFRTVQVYGKQELDVQSLLGIIGTIFLYLETYMSTIENVNSSKTTFLEVLQQVLEISEKMSEKFSKE, from the coding sequence GTGTCTACTCTTTTAACAACTATTAAAAACGCCTTTGAGCAGTTAAATTTAGATTTTGTTGATTATAAACTCCAAGAAAACTACCCTTTTGATCGCTTAAAATTAGTTTTTGGGCAAGACTATAAAGAACGTCCTATCATTATTCATCTCACAGCTTTTGAACAAAGTCAACTCAAGCAGTTAAAGCAAATGATAGCAATTGAAGCGTCTTTTGATCGTTTGCAAATTATCTACGAATTCCCCTTTTCTTTAGAAGAAAAACAAGGGGATAATATAGCTAATCTTATCCTATTCATTAATACACTCTTAGATATTCCAGGATTTGAAGTGGACTTATTTCATAAGAGAATACGGTTTCGCACCGTACAGGTTTATGGAAAGCAGGAATTAGATGTACAATCCCTTCTTGGGATAATAGGTACTATTTTTCTTTATCTTGAGACCTACATGAGTACCATTGAAAATGTTAACTCTAGCAAAACAACTTTCTTAGAGGTTTTACAACAAGTCCTTGAAATTTCTGAAAAAATGTCTGAGAAATTTTCCAAAGAATAA
- a CDS encoding putative RNA methyltransferase, which produces MLKQPEFVQVKIDKLNQNGNGVGNVSDERGRNLTVEIPFSTPNDELKISFRKYKKNYVGKIETIVNPSPERVEPKCIHFGTCGGCRWQNLPYQKQLELKENKVKDLFKELMNDQVEFRPILGCDIPWHYRNKMEFTFSSDSYEKKYLGLIMDSSRGKVFNLTECHLVNPWYAKVVNAIRQWWEESDLKAYHPNSNTGSLRVLTVREAFRSGDRLVMLTVSGNPDFALLNRHLQSFVTAVRETAEENEKGGKLSIFLRIQQALKGVSTNFYEMHLYGSDHIRETLYVKQSAFDEPNAYHFTVSPTAFFQPNTLKAEEIYSTVIELAKINQDSVVYDLYCGTGSFGLCISKYVRQVVGIELSPESVDDAKTNIRNNDVKNMTIISGAVRNVLPKITVEKIYPAPDVILVDPPRPGLDPDARKNIVELNAPKIVYISCNPLTQVNDIKEFINQGYELKVIQPIDQFPQTIHVENIVLLEKSLS; this is translated from the coding sequence ATGTTGAAGCAACCTGAATTCGTGCAAGTTAAAATAGATAAATTGAATCAAAATGGGAACGGCGTAGGAAATGTTTCTGATGAACGTGGTCGAAATCTGACAGTAGAAATCCCTTTTTCTACTCCTAATGATGAATTAAAAATCAGTTTTAGAAAATACAAAAAGAATTACGTTGGAAAAATAGAAACAATCGTTAATCCAAGTCCTGAAAGGGTAGAGCCTAAATGTATTCATTTTGGAACCTGCGGCGGATGTCGGTGGCAAAATCTTCCTTATCAAAAGCAACTAGAATTAAAAGAAAATAAAGTAAAAGATCTTTTTAAAGAGTTAATGAATGATCAAGTAGAATTTAGACCTATTTTAGGGTGTGACATTCCTTGGCACTACCGCAATAAAATGGAATTTACTTTCTCAAGCGACTCTTACGAAAAAAAATATCTTGGCTTAATTATGGATTCAAGCCGAGGAAAAGTTTTTAATTTGACAGAGTGTCATTTAGTTAACCCCTGGTATGCTAAAGTAGTAAATGCAATTAGACAGTGGTGGGAAGAATCTGATTTAAAAGCCTATCATCCCAATTCAAATACTGGTTCATTAAGGGTCTTAACGGTGAGGGAAGCATTTAGAAGCGGTGATCGTCTTGTCATGCTAACTGTATCTGGAAATCCTGATTTTGCTTTGTTAAATCGGCATTTGCAAAGTTTTGTTACAGCTGTTAGAGAAACAGCCGAAGAAAATGAAAAAGGGGGTAAGCTTTCGATTTTCTTAAGAATTCAACAAGCTTTAAAAGGCGTATCAACTAATTTTTATGAAATGCATTTATATGGTTCTGATCATATAAGGGAGACGTTATACGTAAAACAATCTGCTTTTGATGAGCCCAATGCTTATCATTTTACCGTAAGCCCAACTGCCTTTTTTCAACCAAATACATTAAAAGCTGAAGAAATTTATTCGACTGTTATTGAGCTTGCTAAAATTAATCAAGATTCAGTTGTATACGATTTATATTGTGGTACTGGGTCTTTTGGCTTATGCATTTCAAAATATGTGCGTCAAGTGGTTGGTATTGAATTATCTCCAGAATCTGTAGATGATGCAAAGACAAATATTCGCAATAATGATGTGAAAAACATGACCATCATTTCGGGCGCTGTTAGAAATGTTTTGCCAAAGATAACCGTAGAAAAAATTTACCCAGCTCCAGATGTGATCTTAGTGGACCCACCAAGACCGGGTCTTGATCCTGATGCTCGCAAAAATATTGTTGAATTAAATGCCCCAAAAATCGTGTATATTTCCTGCAATCCATTAACTCAAGTAAACGACATAAAAGAATTTATCAATCAAGGCTATGAATTGAAAGTAATTCAACCCATCGATCAATTTCCACAAACTATTCATGTAGAAAATATTGTATTGCTAGAAAAGAGTTTGTCATGA
- the yafQ gene encoding mRNA interferase YafQ: MRKFEFSNQFKKDIKKSQKQTSPKRDLEELKKVMNMLAEDVPLSSEKKDHNLIGNWKEYRECHVQPDFL, from the coding sequence ATGCGCAAATTTGAGTTCTCTAATCAATTTAAAAAAGATATTAAAAAATCTCAAAAGCAAACTTCACCAAAAAGAGATTTAGAAGAACTTAAAAAAGTCATGAATATGCTTGCAGAAGACGTTCCATTATCATCTGAAAAAAAAGATCATAATTTAATTGGCAATTGGAAAGAGTATAGAGAATGTCATGTACAGCCAGATTTTCTTTAA
- the pkn1_1 gene encoding Serine/threonine-protein kinase pkn1, protein MNTSLKYLYAFFYLFNPFLLNAEKELDQPATFIVSYRAEGHDCEFLNHVRFWLIDDDFNATIYPRASCYVDNTKANKRTVVVKNLKPGNYSLLFAYPNQNGTFERLQEKIISLKAQQSLKSNIVIRLNHRLDPLLTYKPFSNSTVASIEQFFQNLKFPITQRNRIALNALISKNHFHKLTNYFTENPISNSEPILKTQENYGSLRLSTRLKNPIKNFSICLKPQTGLKTPLYFQLANVEKTDWISPPIPTGLYHITYQADQVLSQDVIEVVKDSQTFLNPNLSYNNSVIVYSNNDNSLFHLMNKNNLMSFTKDGNQALFNHLPDGNYLLSFASKNTGDKLLVPQAIHLFLKDGQQKEIRADYQNHPYSSSDKGLVQIITNHPFASFKIFQQGKLLGDYSSPTEWIALPISEKSYTLQFTALKGFETPDAKELAIKDVKKQEVVVLHKTLPEMITVTAGEVILGDVFKEGKNDEMPSRIVSLNSFQISKYPITNEQFAVWLNQALREKKIIYHQEGENKGSIFDLNNNLIAVTTSGNPLSQIAFNKAFFTVINHKNDFPVIFVSWFGASLFAQDLGYRLPTEAEWEMAAGMDTHALKKYRYGFSRNTITPAWANYKVEANLIEGEQVKTTSVGYYNGVHILTNGEKTENAISPHGIYDMSGNVYEWVQDWYAPYNDQMVTYFNPQGPSIGDQKILKGGCYDSLSSELRVSDRLPMIASHVDQFTGFRIAK, encoded by the coding sequence ATGAACACATCCTTGAAATATCTTTATGCTTTCTTTTATCTCTTTAATCCTTTTCTCTTAAATGCAGAAAAAGAATTAGATCAACCAGCGACATTTATAGTTTCTTATCGAGCAGAAGGACACGATTGTGAGTTTTTAAATCATGTCCGTTTTTGGCTAATCGATGACGATTTTAATGCCACCATTTATCCGAGAGCTTCATGCTATGTAGATAATACCAAAGCAAACAAAAGAACGGTGGTAGTCAAGAATTTAAAACCTGGTAATTATAGCTTACTATTTGCTTACCCAAATCAAAATGGCACTTTTGAACGGTTACAAGAAAAAATCATAAGCTTAAAAGCACAGCAATCGCTCAAATCAAATATTGTCATTCGTTTAAATCACCGTTTAGATCCCTTGCTAACCTATAAACCTTTTTCTAATTCGACAGTAGCTTCGATAGAACAATTTTTTCAAAACTTAAAGTTTCCAATCACGCAAAGAAATCGGATAGCTTTAAATGCCTTAATTTCCAAAAATCATTTTCATAAATTAACCAATTATTTTACGGAAAACCCAATTTCAAATTCTGAACCAATACTAAAAACGCAAGAAAATTATGGTTCGCTGCGTTTGAGTACCCGTTTAAAAAATCCGATCAAAAATTTTTCAATCTGTTTAAAACCACAAACCGGATTGAAAACCCCTCTTTATTTTCAATTAGCTAACGTAGAAAAAACTGATTGGATAAGTCCCCCCATTCCGACAGGACTTTACCATATCACTTATCAAGCAGATCAAGTGCTTTCTCAAGATGTAATCGAAGTTGTTAAAGATTCACAAACCTTTCTAAATCCTAATTTATCTTATAACAACTCTGTGATCGTTTATTCGAATAATGACAACTCTCTTTTTCATTTGATGAATAAAAACAATTTAATGAGTTTTACAAAAGACGGCAATCAAGCTCTTTTTAATCATTTGCCAGATGGTAACTATTTGTTATCTTTTGCTTCAAAAAATACGGGCGATAAACTGTTAGTGCCTCAAGCTATTCATTTATTTTTAAAAGATGGTCAACAAAAAGAAATTCGGGCTGATTACCAAAATCACCCCTATTCGTCAAGTGACAAAGGTTTAGTGCAAATTATTACAAATCACCCCTTTGCATCCTTTAAAATATTTCAACAGGGAAAATTATTGGGTGATTATTCTTCCCCAACGGAATGGATTGCTTTACCTATTTCTGAAAAATCTTATACCTTACAATTTACTGCCTTAAAAGGATTCGAAACACCCGATGCAAAGGAATTAGCAATCAAAGACGTTAAAAAACAAGAAGTCGTAGTTCTTCACAAGACATTACCTGAAATGATCACTGTAACGGCTGGCGAAGTAATTTTAGGTGACGTTTTTAAAGAAGGGAAAAATGATGAAATGCCATCAAGAATTGTATCTTTAAACTCTTTTCAAATAAGTAAATATCCCATTACCAATGAACAATTTGCCGTTTGGCTAAATCAAGCCTTGCGTGAAAAAAAAATCATTTATCATCAAGAAGGAGAAAATAAGGGTTCCATTTTTGACTTAAATAATAATTTAATAGCTGTTACGACAAGTGGTAATCCTTTAAGTCAAATCGCTTTTAATAAAGCTTTTTTTACCGTGATTAACCACAAAAATGATTTCCCAGTCATTTTTGTTAGCTGGTTTGGGGCAAGTTTATTCGCGCAAGATTTAGGGTATCGATTACCAACTGAGGCTGAGTGGGAGATGGCGGCTGGTATGGATACACATGCCTTAAAAAAATATCGATATGGATTTAGTAGAAATACGATTACCCCCGCTTGGGCAAATTATAAAGTAGAAGCCAATTTAATAGAGGGTGAACAAGTTAAAACAACCTCAGTTGGCTATTATAACGGTGTACATATCCTTACCAACGGAGAAAAGACTGAGAATGCTATAAGCCCTCATGGTATTTATGATATGAGCGGCAACGTGTATGAATGGGTCCAAGATTGGTACGCCCCTTATAACGACCAAATGGTCACCTACTTCAACCCTCAGGGTCCATCCATTGGAGATCAAAAAATCCTCAAAGGTGGATGTTATGATAGTTTGAGTAGTGAATTAAGAGTATCCGATAGATTACCGATGATTGCCTCTCATGTGGATCAATTTACAGGTTTTAGAATTGCGAAATAG
- a CDS encoding chaperone protein SicP, whose amino-acid sequence MKSFKQLLETLPNRALSLDQDQGRVTLRLNDSHLINIDEVGTDICIYSPLINDLDFKPQQHFQLALECNLFGKETGKGSIGYDSTINSLVYFQYISLLDFQKESLESALQLFLQRLTHLEQLLHPKSQDSIVNPSNKV is encoded by the coding sequence ATGAAAAGTTTTAAGCAATTACTAGAAACCCTTCCGAATAGAGCTCTCTCCCTTGATCAAGATCAAGGTAGGGTTACCTTGCGACTAAACGATTCTCATCTTATTAATATCGATGAAGTAGGCACTGATATATGTATCTATAGTCCCTTAATTAATGACTTAGATTTCAAACCTCAACAACATTTTCAATTAGCTCTTGAATGTAACTTATTTGGAAAAGAAACAGGAAAAGGATCCATAGGTTATGATTCCACGATTAACTCTTTGGTGTACTTTCAGTATATTTCCCTACTAGACTTTCAAAAAGAATCTCTTGAGAGCGCTCTTCAATTGTTTTTACAAAGACTGACTCATCTAGAACAACTTCTCCATCCAAAAAGTCAAGATTCTATTGTCAATCCTAGTAATAAGGTATAA
- the tgt gene encoding Queuine tRNA-ribosyltransferase: protein MKFSVTKQDATSSARIGKLETSHGVIETPIFMPVGTRGAVKTLTNQHLIDIGAQIILGNTYHLMLRPGMEIMEKAGGLHRFMNWNKPILTDSGGFQVFSLSGLNKITEDGVYFQSHIDGAKYFLGPNESMQIQKTLGSDIVMAFDQCPPYPCSALEMEHALDRTHRWAEKCLQFPLQEHQSLFGIVQGGVYSQYRRQSAQTLAAMNFPGYAIGGLSVGEPAAYMYEMVEETTAFLPQEKPRYLMGVGTPRNMIEAVMRGIDMFDCVMPTRNARNGTAFTWEGKVNIKAGRYAQDFSPLDPKTNCYTSQFTKAYIRHLLNVEEITALTLVTLQNLAFYLNFMEAIREAIRSNTLQELYNKTCEIYPI from the coding sequence ATGAAATTTTCAGTTACGAAACAAGATGCAACGTCGTCAGCTAGAATTGGTAAGTTAGAAACATCTCACGGAGTAATTGAAACTCCCATATTTATGCCGGTAGGAACAAGAGGTGCTGTCAAAACCTTGACCAATCAGCATTTGATCGATATTGGGGCTCAGATCATTTTAGGCAATACATATCACTTGATGCTTCGTCCTGGGATGGAAATAATGGAAAAAGCTGGTGGCTTGCACCGCTTTATGAATTGGAATAAACCGATTCTTACTGACTCTGGAGGATTTCAAGTCTTTTCGTTATCTGGGCTTAACAAAATTACTGAAGACGGGGTGTATTTTCAATCTCATATTGATGGTGCCAAATACTTTTTAGGACCCAATGAAAGTATGCAAATACAAAAAACGTTGGGTTCAGATATTGTTATGGCCTTTGATCAATGCCCCCCTTACCCATGTAGCGCTTTAGAAATGGAGCATGCTCTAGATCGAACCCATCGATGGGCAGAAAAATGTTTACAATTTCCTTTGCAAGAACACCAAAGTTTATTTGGCATTGTCCAAGGTGGTGTTTATAGTCAATATCGCAGACAATCCGCACAAACCCTTGCTGCGATGAATTTTCCAGGTTATGCTATAGGGGGATTATCTGTCGGAGAGCCCGCAGCTTATATGTATGAAATGGTTGAAGAAACAACAGCATTTTTGCCACAAGAGAAACCTCGTTATCTTATGGGAGTTGGCACACCGCGCAATATGATTGAAGCTGTTATGCGAGGTATTGATATGTTTGACTGTGTTATGCCAACGCGCAATGCACGCAATGGTACAGCTTTTACATGGGAAGGGAAAGTTAATATTAAAGCGGGAAGATATGCGCAAGATTTTAGTCCGCTCGATCCCAAAACCAATTGCTATACCTCCCAATTTACTAAAGCGTATATTCGTCATCTTTTAAATGTAGAAGAAATAACAGCTTTAACATTAGTAACTTTACAAAATCTGGCCTTTTATCTTAATTTCATGGAAGCAATTAGAGAAGCAATTCGTAGTAACACCTTACAAGAATTGTATAATAAAACCTGTGAAATTTACCCTATATAA